In Ovis canadensis isolate MfBH-ARS-UI-01 breed Bighorn chromosome 3, ARS-UI_OviCan_v2, whole genome shotgun sequence, one DNA window encodes the following:
- the R3HDM2 gene encoding R3H domain-containing protein 2 isoform X15 — MSNSNTTQETLEIMKESEKKLVEESVNKNKFISKTPSKEEIEKESEDTSLRQETQRRTSNHGHARKRAKSNSKLKLVRSLAVCEESSAPFVDGPLETQDIIQLHISCPSDKEEEKSTKDVSEKEDKDKNKEKVPRRMLSRDSSQEYTDSTGIDLHEFLVNTLKKNPRDRMMLLKLEQEILDFINDNNNQFKKFPQMTSYHRMLLHRVAAYFGMDHNVDQTGKAVIINKTSNTRIPEQRFSEHIKDEKNTEFQQRFILKRDDASMDRDDNQTGQNGYLNDIRLSKEAFSSSSHKRRQIFRGNREGLSRTSSSRQSSTDSELKSLEPRPWSSTDSDGSVRSMRPPVTKASSFSGISILTRGDSIGSSKGGSAGRISRPGMALGAPEVCNQVTSSQSVRGLLPCTAQQQQQQQQLPALPPTPQQQPPLNNHMISQPVPALQPSPQPVQFSPGSCPQVLLPVSPPQQYNMADDLSNPFGQMSLSRQGSTEAADPSSALFQPPLISQHAQQTSFIMASTGQPLPTSNYSTSSHAPPTQQVLPPQGYMQPPQQIQVSYYSPGQYPSSSQQYRPLSHPVAYSPQRGQQLPQPSQQPGLQPMMPNQQQAAYQGMIGVQQPQNQGLLSNQRSGMGGQMQGLVVQYTPLPSYQVPVGNDSQNVVQPPFQQPMLVPASQSVQGALPAGGVPVYYSMIPPAQQNGTSPSVGFLQPPGSEQYQMPQSPSPCSPPQMPQQYSGVSPSGPGVVVMQLNVPNGPQPPQNPPMVQWSHCKYYSMDQRGQKPGDLYSPESSPQASTQMSSSPVTSPTQSPAPSPVTSLSSVCTGLSPLPVLTQFPRPGGPAQGDGRYSLLGQPLQYNLSICPPLLHGQSAYSVHQGQSGLKHGNRSKRQALKSASTDLGTTDVVLGRVLEVTDLPEGITRTEADKLFTQLAMSGAKIQWLKDAQGLPGGGGGDNGGTAENGRHSDLAALYTIVAVFPSPLAAQNASLRLNNSVSRFKLRVAKKNYDLRILERASSQ, encoded by the exons AGGCGGACATCCAACCATGGTCATGCCAGGAAAAGAGCCAAG tctaATTCCAAGCTGAAATTGGTGCGCAGCCTTGCAGTGTGTGAGGAATCCTCTGCTCCATTTGTTGACGGGCCACTAGAAACCCAG GATATAATTCAATTGCACATCAGCTGCCCCTCTgacaaggaggaagaaaagtCCACAAAGGATGTCTCTGAAAAGGAAGACAaggacaaaaacaaagaaaaggtcCCCAGGAGGATGCTGTCTAGAG ACTCCAGCCAAGAATATACGGACTCCACTGGAATAGACCTACATGAATTTCTTGTAAATACACTGAAAAAGAACCCAAG GGACAGAATGATGCTGCTAAAATTAGAACAGGAGATTCTGGACTTTATTAATGACAACAA CAACCAGTTCAAGAAGTTCCCTCAGATGACCTCATATCACCGGATGCTATTACACCGGGTAGCTGCCTATTTTGGGATGGACCACAATGTAGATCAAACTGGAAAAGCTGTCATCATCAACAAAACCAGTAACACAAGAAT CCCTGAACAGAGATTCTCAGAACATATAAAGGATGAGAAGAATACAGAATTTCAACAGAGATTCATTCTTAAGAGAGATGATGCCAGTATGGACCGAGATGATAACCAG ACTGGCCAGAACGGATATCTAAATGACATCAG ACTCTCCAAAGAAGCCTTTTCTTCTAGCTCTCACAAGAGAAGGCAGATTTTTAG GGGGAACCGTGAGGGGCTGAGCCGCACCTCAAGCAGCCGCCAGAGCAGCACAGACAGCGAACTCAAATCCCTGGAGCCACGGCCTTGGAGCAGCACAGACTCCGATGGCTCTGTCCGGAGCATGCGGCCCCCTGTCACCAAAGCCAGCAGCTTCAGTGGAATCTCCATCCTCACCCGGGGTGACAGCATCGGGAGCAGCAAAGGTGGCAGTGCAGGAAGGATCTCCAGGCCAG GTATGGCGCTAGGTGCCCCAGAAGTGTGCAACCAGGTCACCTCATCCCAGTCTGTCCGGGGCCTTCTCCCTTGTACTgcccaacaacagcagcagcagcagcaacttcctGCTCTCCCACCCACGCCTCAACAACAGCCACCCTTGAATAATCACATGATTTCACAG CCAGTCCCGGCTCTGCAGCCCTCTCCACAGCCTGTTCAGTTCTCTCCAGGCTCCTGTCCCCAAGTACTTCTGCCAGTCTCTCCGCCCCAGCAGTACAACATG GCAGATGATCTCAGCAACCCCTTTGGACAAATGAGCCTTAGTCGCCAAGGTTCTACTGAAGCAGCTGACCCATCCTCAGCTCTGTTCCAGCCCCCACTTATCTCCCAGCACGCTCAGCAGACTAGCTTCATCATGGCTTCTACAGGGCAGCCCCTCCCTACTTCCAACTATTCCACCTCGAGCCATGCACCACCTACTCAGCAAGTCCTGCCACCACAGGGCTACATGCAGCCCCCTCAACAG ATCCAGGTGTCTTACTATTCCCCTGGACAGTATCCCAGCTCCAGCCAGCAATACCGACCTCTGTCTCACCCGGTGGCCTACAGCCCCCAGCGTGGTCAGCAGCTGCCGCAGCCATCCCAGCAGCCTG GTTTACAGCCCATGATGCCTAACCAGCAGCAAGCGGCTTACCAAGGCATGATTGGGGTCCAGCAGCCACAGAACCAGGGCCTGCTCAGCAACCAGAGGAGCGGCATGGGGGGCCAGATGCAAGGCCTGGTGGTTCAGTACACTCCACTGCCTTCTTACCAA GTCCCAGTGGGTAATGACTCACAAAATGTGGTCCAGCCGCCTTTCCAGCAACCCATGCTGGTCCCTGCAAGCCAATCTGTGCAGGGGGCCCTCCCAGCAGGGGGTGTTCCAGTGTACTACAGCATGATCCCGCCAGCTCAGCAGAACGGTACAAG CCCTTCTGTGGGGTTTCTGCAGCCTCCTGGCTCTGAGCAGTACCAGATGCCTCAGTCTCCCTCTCCCTGCAGTCCACCACAGATGCCACAGCAGTACTCAG GAGTGTCACCTTCTGGACCGGGTGTGGTGGTCATGCAGCTGAATGTCCCTAATGGACCCCAGCCTCCCCAGAACCCGCCCATGGTCCAGTGGAGTCACTGTAAATATTACAGCATGGACCAGCGGGGTCAGAAGCCTGGAGACCTGTACAGTCCTGAGAGTAGCCCCCAG GCCAGCACACAGATGAGCAGCAGCCCTGTCACATCTCCTACTCAATCTCCAGCACCCTCTCCTGTCACCAGCCTCAGCAGCGTCTGCACAGGGCTCAGTCCCCTTCCTGTCCTCACACAGTTCCCCCGGCCTGGAGGTCCTGCACAGG GTGATGGTCGCTACTCCCTCTTGGGCCAGCCGTTACAGTACAATCTGTCCATCTGCCCTCCCCTGCTCCATGGCCAGTCAGCTTACTCGGTGCACCAG GGACAGAGCGGATTGAAGCATGGAAACCGGAGCAAGAGACAAGCACTCAAATCTGCCTCCACTGACCTGGGGACAACAGACGTTG tTCTGGGACGGGTACTGGAGGTGACAGATCTCCCGGAGGGCATCACCCGTACCGAGGCAGACAAACTCTTCACTCAGCTTGCCATGTCCGGCGCCAAGATCCAGTGGCTCAAGGATgctcaggggctgcctggtgggggtgggggggacaacGGTGGGACTGCTGAGAACGGCCGCCACTCGGACCTCGCTGCCTTGTACACCATCGTGGCTGTGTTCCCCAGCCCCCTGGCTGCTCAGAATGCCTCCCTTCGCCTCAACAACTCCGTGAGTCGCTTCAAACTTCGAGTGGCCAAAAAGAACTATGACCTGAGGATCCTGGAGCGAGCCAGCTCCCAAtaa
- the R3HDM2 gene encoding R3H domain-containing protein 2 isoform X26, which translates to MSNSNTTQETLEIMKESEKKLVEESVNKNKFISKTPSKEEIEKESEDTSLRQETQRRTSNHGHARKRAKSNSKLKLVRSLAVCEESSAPFVDGPLETQDIIQLHISCPSDKEEEKSTKDVSEKEDKDKNKEKVPRRMLSRDSSQEYTDSTGIDLHEFLVNTLKKNPRDRMMLLKLEQEILDFINDNNNQFKKFPQMTSYHRMLLHRVAAYFGMDHNVDQTGKAVIINKTSNTRIPEQRFSEHIKDEKNTEFQQRFILKRDDASMDRDDNQIRVPLQDGRRSKSIEEREEEYQRVRERIFARETGQNGYLNDIRLSKEAFSSSSHKRRQIFRGNREGLSRTSSSRQSSTDSELKSLEPRPWSSTDSDGSVRSMRPPVTKASSFSGISILTRGDSIGSSKGGSAGRISRPGMALGAPEVCNQVTSSQSVRGLLPCTAQQQQQQQQLPALPPTPQQQPPLNNHMISQADDLSNPFGQMSLSRQGSTEAADPSSALFQPPLISQHAQQTSFIMASTGQPLPTSNYSTSSHAPPTQQVLPPQGYMQPPQQIQVSYYSPGQYPSSSQQYRPLSHPVAYSPQRGQQLPQPSQQPGLQPMMPNQQQAAYQGMIGVQQPQNQGLLSNQRSGMGGQMQGLVVQYTPLPSYQVPVGNDSQNVVQPPFQQPMLVPASQSVQGALPAGGVPVYYSMIPPAQQNGTSPSVGFLQPPGSEQYQMPQSPSPCSPPQMPQQYSGLSWEDAHGHEMAVKPMHRLSTHSDTAAWPERGVSPSGPGVVVMQLNVPNGPQPPQNPPMVQWSHCKYYSMDQRGQKPGDLYSPESSPQASTQMSSSPVTSPTQSPAPSPVTSLSSVCTGLSPLPVLTQFPRPGGPAQGDGRYSLLGQPLQYNLSICPPLLHGQSAYSVHQTDWDARQSILFTWNESYLSNVEGTERIEAWKPEQETSTQICLH; encoded by the exons AGGCGGACATCCAACCATGGTCATGCCAGGAAAAGAGCCAAG tctaATTCCAAGCTGAAATTGGTGCGCAGCCTTGCAGTGTGTGAGGAATCCTCTGCTCCATTTGTTGACGGGCCACTAGAAACCCAG GATATAATTCAATTGCACATCAGCTGCCCCTCTgacaaggaggaagaaaagtCCACAAAGGATGTCTCTGAAAAGGAAGACAaggacaaaaacaaagaaaaggtcCCCAGGAGGATGCTGTCTAGAG ACTCCAGCCAAGAATATACGGACTCCACTGGAATAGACCTACATGAATTTCTTGTAAATACACTGAAAAAGAACCCAAG GGACAGAATGATGCTGCTAAAATTAGAACAGGAGATTCTGGACTTTATTAATGACAACAA CAACCAGTTCAAGAAGTTCCCTCAGATGACCTCATATCACCGGATGCTATTACACCGGGTAGCTGCCTATTTTGGGATGGACCACAATGTAGATCAAACTGGAAAAGCTGTCATCATCAACAAAACCAGTAACACAAGAAT CCCTGAACAGAGATTCTCAGAACATATAAAGGATGAGAAGAATACAGAATTTCAACAGAGATTCATTCTTAAGAGAGATGATGCCAGTATGGACCGAGATGATAACCAG ATCAGAGTTCCATTGCAGGATGGAAGGAGGAGCAAGTCaatagaagagagagaggaggaatatCAAAGGGTCCGAGAGAGAATATTTGCCCGAGAG ACTGGCCAGAACGGATATCTAAATGACATCAG ACTCTCCAAAGAAGCCTTTTCTTCTAGCTCTCACAAGAGAAGGCAGATTTTTAG GGGGAACCGTGAGGGGCTGAGCCGCACCTCAAGCAGCCGCCAGAGCAGCACAGACAGCGAACTCAAATCCCTGGAGCCACGGCCTTGGAGCAGCACAGACTCCGATGGCTCTGTCCGGAGCATGCGGCCCCCTGTCACCAAAGCCAGCAGCTTCAGTGGAATCTCCATCCTCACCCGGGGTGACAGCATCGGGAGCAGCAAAGGTGGCAGTGCAGGAAGGATCTCCAGGCCAG GTATGGCGCTAGGTGCCCCAGAAGTGTGCAACCAGGTCACCTCATCCCAGTCTGTCCGGGGCCTTCTCCCTTGTACTgcccaacaacagcagcagcagcagcaacttcctGCTCTCCCACCCACGCCTCAACAACAGCCACCCTTGAATAATCACATGATTTCACAG GCAGATGATCTCAGCAACCCCTTTGGACAAATGAGCCTTAGTCGCCAAGGTTCTACTGAAGCAGCTGACCCATCCTCAGCTCTGTTCCAGCCCCCACTTATCTCCCAGCACGCTCAGCAGACTAGCTTCATCATGGCTTCTACAGGGCAGCCCCTCCCTACTTCCAACTATTCCACCTCGAGCCATGCACCACCTACTCAGCAAGTCCTGCCACCACAGGGCTACATGCAGCCCCCTCAACAG ATCCAGGTGTCTTACTATTCCCCTGGACAGTATCCCAGCTCCAGCCAGCAATACCGACCTCTGTCTCACCCGGTGGCCTACAGCCCCCAGCGTGGTCAGCAGCTGCCGCAGCCATCCCAGCAGCCTG GTTTACAGCCCATGATGCCTAACCAGCAGCAAGCGGCTTACCAAGGCATGATTGGGGTCCAGCAGCCACAGAACCAGGGCCTGCTCAGCAACCAGAGGAGCGGCATGGGGGGCCAGATGCAAGGCCTGGTGGTTCAGTACACTCCACTGCCTTCTTACCAA GTCCCAGTGGGTAATGACTCACAAAATGTGGTCCAGCCGCCTTTCCAGCAACCCATGCTGGTCCCTGCAAGCCAATCTGTGCAGGGGGCCCTCCCAGCAGGGGGTGTTCCAGTGTACTACAGCATGATCCCGCCAGCTCAGCAGAACGGTACAAG CCCTTCTGTGGGGTTTCTGCAGCCTCCTGGCTCTGAGCAGTACCAGATGCCTCAGTCTCCCTCTCCCTGCAGTCCACCACAGATGCCACAGCAGTACTCAG GCTTGTCTTGGGAAGATGCACATGGACATGAAATGGCAGTGAAACCTATGCACAGACTCTCAACTCACAGTGACACAGCAGCGTGGCCAGAGCGAG GAGTGTCACCTTCTGGACCGGGTGTGGTGGTCATGCAGCTGAATGTCCCTAATGGACCCCAGCCTCCCCAGAACCCGCCCATGGTCCAGTGGAGTCACTGTAAATATTACAGCATGGACCAGCGGGGTCAGAAGCCTGGAGACCTGTACAGTCCTGAGAGTAGCCCCCAG GCCAGCACACAGATGAGCAGCAGCCCTGTCACATCTCCTACTCAATCTCCAGCACCCTCTCCTGTCACCAGCCTCAGCAGCGTCTGCACAGGGCTCAGTCCCCTTCCTGTCCTCACACAGTTCCCCCGGCCTGGAGGTCCTGCACAGG GTGATGGTCGCTACTCCCTCTTGGGCCAGCCGTTACAGTACAATCTGTCCATCTGCCCTCCCCTGCTCCATGGCCAGTCAGCTTACTCGGTGCACCAG ACAGACTGGGATGCAAGGCAGTCAATATTGTTTACCTGGAATGAGAGTTATCTTTCAAATGTTGAAGGGACAGAGCGGATTGAAGCATGGAAACCGGAGCAAGAGACAAGCACTCAAATCTGCCTCCACTGA
- the R3HDM2 gene encoding R3H domain-containing protein 2 isoform X17 produces MSNSNTTQETLEIMKESEKKLVEESVNKNKFISKTPSKEEIEKESEDTSLRQETQRRTSNHGHARKRAKSNSKLKLVRSLAVCEESSAPFVDGPLETQDIIQLHISCPSDKEEEKSTKDVSEKEDKDKNKEKVPRRMLSRDSSQEYTDSTGIDLHEFLVNTLKKNPRDRMMLLKLEQEILDFINDNNNQFKKFPQMTSYHRMLLHRVAAYFGMDHNVDQTGKAVIINKTSNTRIPEQRFSEHIKDEKNTEFQQRFILKRDDASMDRDDNQTGQNGYLNDIRLSKEAFSSSSHKRRQIFRGNREGLSRTSSSRQSSTDSELKSLEPRPWSSTDSDGSVRSMRPPVTKASSFSGISILTRGDSIGSSKGGSAGRISRPGMALGAPEVCNQVTSSQSVRGLLPCTAQQQQQQQQLPALPPTPQQQPPLNNHMISQADDLSNPFGQMSLSRQGSTEAADPSSALFQPPLISQHAQQTSFIMASTGQPLPTSNYSTSSHAPPTQQVLPPQGYMQPPQQIQVSYYSPGQYPSSSQQYRPLSHPVAYSPQRGQQLPQPSQQPGLQPMMPNQQQAAYQGMIGVQQPQNQGLLSNQRSGMGGQMQGLVVQYTPLPSYQVPVGNDSQNVVQPPFQQPMLVPASQSVQGALPAGGVPVYYSMIPPAQQNGTSPSVGFLQPPGSEQYQMPQSPSPCSPPQMPQQYSGLSWEDAHGHEMAVKPMHRLSTHSDTAAWPERGVSPSGPGVVVMQLNVPNGPQPPQNPPMVQWSHCKYYSMDQRGQKPGDLYSPESSPQASTQMSSSPVTSPTQSPAPSPVTSLSSVCTGLSPLPVLTQFPRPGGPAQGDGRYSLLGQPLQYNLSICPPLLHGQSAYSVHQGQSGLKHGNRSKRQALKSASTDLGTTDVVLGRVLEVTDLPEGITRTEADKLFTQLAMSGAKIQWLKDAQGLPGGGGGDNGGTAENGRHSDLAALYTIVAVFPSPLAAQNASLRLNNSVSRFKLRVAKKNYDLRILERASSQ; encoded by the exons AGGCGGACATCCAACCATGGTCATGCCAGGAAAAGAGCCAAG tctaATTCCAAGCTGAAATTGGTGCGCAGCCTTGCAGTGTGTGAGGAATCCTCTGCTCCATTTGTTGACGGGCCACTAGAAACCCAG GATATAATTCAATTGCACATCAGCTGCCCCTCTgacaaggaggaagaaaagtCCACAAAGGATGTCTCTGAAAAGGAAGACAaggacaaaaacaaagaaaaggtcCCCAGGAGGATGCTGTCTAGAG ACTCCAGCCAAGAATATACGGACTCCACTGGAATAGACCTACATGAATTTCTTGTAAATACACTGAAAAAGAACCCAAG GGACAGAATGATGCTGCTAAAATTAGAACAGGAGATTCTGGACTTTATTAATGACAACAA CAACCAGTTCAAGAAGTTCCCTCAGATGACCTCATATCACCGGATGCTATTACACCGGGTAGCTGCCTATTTTGGGATGGACCACAATGTAGATCAAACTGGAAAAGCTGTCATCATCAACAAAACCAGTAACACAAGAAT CCCTGAACAGAGATTCTCAGAACATATAAAGGATGAGAAGAATACAGAATTTCAACAGAGATTCATTCTTAAGAGAGATGATGCCAGTATGGACCGAGATGATAACCAG ACTGGCCAGAACGGATATCTAAATGACATCAG ACTCTCCAAAGAAGCCTTTTCTTCTAGCTCTCACAAGAGAAGGCAGATTTTTAG GGGGAACCGTGAGGGGCTGAGCCGCACCTCAAGCAGCCGCCAGAGCAGCACAGACAGCGAACTCAAATCCCTGGAGCCACGGCCTTGGAGCAGCACAGACTCCGATGGCTCTGTCCGGAGCATGCGGCCCCCTGTCACCAAAGCCAGCAGCTTCAGTGGAATCTCCATCCTCACCCGGGGTGACAGCATCGGGAGCAGCAAAGGTGGCAGTGCAGGAAGGATCTCCAGGCCAG GTATGGCGCTAGGTGCCCCAGAAGTGTGCAACCAGGTCACCTCATCCCAGTCTGTCCGGGGCCTTCTCCCTTGTACTgcccaacaacagcagcagcagcagcaacttcctGCTCTCCCACCCACGCCTCAACAACAGCCACCCTTGAATAATCACATGATTTCACAG GCAGATGATCTCAGCAACCCCTTTGGACAAATGAGCCTTAGTCGCCAAGGTTCTACTGAAGCAGCTGACCCATCCTCAGCTCTGTTCCAGCCCCCACTTATCTCCCAGCACGCTCAGCAGACTAGCTTCATCATGGCTTCTACAGGGCAGCCCCTCCCTACTTCCAACTATTCCACCTCGAGCCATGCACCACCTACTCAGCAAGTCCTGCCACCACAGGGCTACATGCAGCCCCCTCAACAG ATCCAGGTGTCTTACTATTCCCCTGGACAGTATCCCAGCTCCAGCCAGCAATACCGACCTCTGTCTCACCCGGTGGCCTACAGCCCCCAGCGTGGTCAGCAGCTGCCGCAGCCATCCCAGCAGCCTG GTTTACAGCCCATGATGCCTAACCAGCAGCAAGCGGCTTACCAAGGCATGATTGGGGTCCAGCAGCCACAGAACCAGGGCCTGCTCAGCAACCAGAGGAGCGGCATGGGGGGCCAGATGCAAGGCCTGGTGGTTCAGTACACTCCACTGCCTTCTTACCAA GTCCCAGTGGGTAATGACTCACAAAATGTGGTCCAGCCGCCTTTCCAGCAACCCATGCTGGTCCCTGCAAGCCAATCTGTGCAGGGGGCCCTCCCAGCAGGGGGTGTTCCAGTGTACTACAGCATGATCCCGCCAGCTCAGCAGAACGGTACAAG CCCTTCTGTGGGGTTTCTGCAGCCTCCTGGCTCTGAGCAGTACCAGATGCCTCAGTCTCCCTCTCCCTGCAGTCCACCACAGATGCCACAGCAGTACTCAG GCTTGTCTTGGGAAGATGCACATGGACATGAAATGGCAGTGAAACCTATGCACAGACTCTCAACTCACAGTGACACAGCAGCGTGGCCAGAGCGAG GAGTGTCACCTTCTGGACCGGGTGTGGTGGTCATGCAGCTGAATGTCCCTAATGGACCCCAGCCTCCCCAGAACCCGCCCATGGTCCAGTGGAGTCACTGTAAATATTACAGCATGGACCAGCGGGGTCAGAAGCCTGGAGACCTGTACAGTCCTGAGAGTAGCCCCCAG GCCAGCACACAGATGAGCAGCAGCCCTGTCACATCTCCTACTCAATCTCCAGCACCCTCTCCTGTCACCAGCCTCAGCAGCGTCTGCACAGGGCTCAGTCCCCTTCCTGTCCTCACACAGTTCCCCCGGCCTGGAGGTCCTGCACAGG GTGATGGTCGCTACTCCCTCTTGGGCCAGCCGTTACAGTACAATCTGTCCATCTGCCCTCCCCTGCTCCATGGCCAGTCAGCTTACTCGGTGCACCAG GGACAGAGCGGATTGAAGCATGGAAACCGGAGCAAGAGACAAGCACTCAAATCTGCCTCCACTGACCTGGGGACAACAGACGTTG tTCTGGGACGGGTACTGGAGGTGACAGATCTCCCGGAGGGCATCACCCGTACCGAGGCAGACAAACTCTTCACTCAGCTTGCCATGTCCGGCGCCAAGATCCAGTGGCTCAAGGATgctcaggggctgcctggtgggggtgggggggacaacGGTGGGACTGCTGAGAACGGCCGCCACTCGGACCTCGCTGCCTTGTACACCATCGTGGCTGTGTTCCCCAGCCCCCTGGCTGCTCAGAATGCCTCCCTTCGCCTCAACAACTCCGTGAGTCGCTTCAAACTTCGAGTGGCCAAAAAGAACTATGACCTGAGGATCCTGGAGCGAGCCAGCTCCCAAtaa